DNA sequence from the Mycobacteriales bacterium genome:
GACCGAGCATGGACCCTCGCTGTTCCTCGTCGATGCGGCCGATCCCGGCACCTCCCGTGAGCAGATCGAGACGGTCGACGCCACAAGACGATTCGCCACTGTCACCTTCGCCGACGTCTCGGGCACCCCCATCGGCGAGCCCGGTAGCGCGACGGCGGTGGTCGAGCACAGTCACGACCGGGCCCGCATCCTGCTCGCCGCCGAGCAGGTCGGGATCGCCGAACGCTGTTTGGCGATGGCCACGGACTACGCAAAGACCCGCGAGCAGTTCGGTCGACCGATCGGGCAGTTCCAGGCCGTCAAGCACAAGCTCGCCTCAGTGGTGCTCGAGGTCGAGGCAGCGGTCTCAGCCGTGATGTACGCCGCCTGGATCGCCGACCACGATGCCCGGCTCGTGGCGGAGGTGGCACCGATCGCGGCATACCAGTCCGGCGAAGCGGCGGCACTCGCCACATCCGAGAACATCCAGGTCCATGGCGGGATCGGCGCGACCTGGGAGCACCCCGCTCACCTCTACCTCCGTCGCGCGACCGTGAGTCGCCAGCTCTTCGGCGACCCGCAGGCCCACCTCGAAGGCCTGGCGCAGCTCATCGACGCGCGGGCCTGACGTGGCAGGAAGCGTCGAGGGCCGCTACGCCGGCGACCTGTCGGAGTACCGAGTCGCGCTGCGCACGTTCCTCGGCTCCTCGGATCTCGACGCGTGGCGAGGCTGCTACATCGAAGACGTCGCAGAGGAGATGAAGTTCGTCTCCGGCATGGTGCAGGTTATCTACGACG
Encoded proteins:
- a CDS encoding acyl-CoA dehydrogenase family protein — encoded protein: MNVQFRYDPEHEELAQVVRRFLDEVSADADVRAAMSSALGWDPATVKRLAVELGVFGVAVPAQYGGAGYGLTELGIVFQEAGRALLCAPLLSAALSSALLLDLDTSVAVDPVADLLTRIATGEAIVALATRQTSNARQTARGWRLDGTHTWVLDGHAADTFVVCATTEHGPSLFLVDAADPGTSREQIETVDATRRFATVTFADVSGTPIGEPGSATAVVEHSHDRARILLAAEQVGIAERCLAMATDYAKTREQFGRPIGQFQAVKHKLASVVLEVEAAVSAVMYAAWIADHDARLVAEVAPIAAYQSGEAAALATSENIQVHGGIGATWEHPAHLYLRRATVSRQLFGDPQAHLEGLAQLIDARA